The sequence AAACATGCGGAATGGGAAAGAAGCGTCTTTGTAGAAGGTCAAATGCTTCGGTTTTTGAGAAGACGTGGTCCTCTTTGATGACGCCTGATCAAAATGTAATATCGtttttttgtttgcatgtttttgctcGATGACTTAACATTGGTGGGGCAGACATGTTGTTGGACCTCAGCGACATCGTTCAGGTGAGTCCATTGCTCTCGTCTGTTTTTGAAGCCTGCTAATAGAACAGTCAGTGTGCTAGAGAggatacaggactgtctcagaaaattagaatattgtgataaaagtctttattttctgtaatgcagttaaaaaaccaaaaatgtcatacattccggattcattacaaatcaactgaaatattgcaagcctttaatAACGTTAAAATTGCTAATTATGGCATACaccttaagaaaactcaaatatcctatctcaaaatattagaatatcatgaaaacgtatactagtagggtattcaactaatcacttgaatcgtctaatgaactcgaaacacctgcaagggtttcctgagccttgaaaaacactcggcttggttcagtaaactaaatcacaagtatggggaagactgctgatctgactgctgtccagaggaccatcattgacaccctccatcaggagggtaagaggcaaaaagaaatttctcaaagagcaagctgttcacagagtgcagtttcaaagcacaacagacagaccagctcagtggcctagtggaccagctcagtggtctagtggaccagctcagtggtctagtggaccagctcagtgggttagggttagggttacaatagccgtattcccacggtcaagccacttctgaactcaagacaacggaagaagtgTCCGACTTGGGCTATGGATAAAAAGCActagacagttgcagagtggtccaaagtcctcttttcaaatggaagcaagttttgtatttcatttagaagtcaaggcgccagaatctggagaaaggctggagagaagcaaaatccaagttgcttgaaatccagtgtgaagttcccacagtcagcgatggtttggggagccatgtcagctgctggtgttggtccactgtgtttcatcaagtccagagtaaatgcagattctagagcactacatgcttccatctgctgaaaagctctatggagatgatgatttcattttccagcatgatctggcacctgcccacagtgccaaaaccaccagtaaatggtgtgctgaccatggcattactgtcctcgattggcctgccaattcccctgacctgaacgcCATAGAGaatgtggggtattgtgaagaagaagctgaaagacaccagacccaacaatgcaaatgagctaaaggccgctattgaagcatcctgggcatccataacacctcagcaatggcACAGGCTGATTGcttccatgccacgccgcattggttgcagtaatccatgcaaaaggattcccaaccaaataCTGAGTgaattaatggacattttcaaatgtttgattttgtgttgCTGTTACtgttttacttggtctgaggaaatattctaatattttgagatagaatatttgagttttcttaagctgtatgccataatcagcaatattaaaataataaggcttgcaatatttcagttgatgtGTAATgactccagaatgtatgacacttttgtttttttagttgcatcacagaaaataaagaactttatcacaatattctaattttctgagacagtcctgtctGACAGGCGTCCTGCGCATTCTGAGGCACAGCCACAGCTGGGCGTGGCCGCATTTGTAGACAGGCAGCTGTCCTGTCGTAGCCTGTGACCACCCAACACGCCCTCTGGTGGCATGCAGGTGCATGAACGTGAGTGTGTCATCAGTCTGGAATAACTTAATCAGTGGCGCAATAAAGTCATGGCAGGAATCAAACACAGAACCCACAGACGTCGCAGCTTACTACTCTCTTCGTCAAGGTGAAGCTCATGACCCTCCCCCCTTCCACTACTTCCATTGCACCTCTACTTCCTGTCCTGCTGTCTGGAACTTCCTGTGTGTCAGTTTCATTGCCAGCGTTACTTTGCGTGTCTTCTGCTTGTGCTACTACCTGTGTGTTTCTTTTGTTATTCTTCCTTTGCAAACATGCTGCTCCTTGGCAACGGGCCTCACTTTGGGCGTGACGTCCCCCCACCACCTTACTTCGGGTGTGTCTGTAGCACGGGAAAGAAACGTGCCATCAACACACGTCCATGCAGCATTCCTGGCCCACATGTCAATTCTTGGCTGGAACCCTCTAACCAGAATAGCACCAGACTGCCTTCGGTGGGGGTGGGAAACCCCAAGCCCCCACCTCGGCAAGGGGGAGCGGCAGAGATAAGAGGAGGGTTTGCCGCCTTCTGTCGTTGTGCTGCTTGCTGGCAAAGCGAGTCAAAAGGACGTCTTGTGTCTTTGTCATCCGGCCTTTCACTTGCAGATGAGGGCGGGGGGTGGTTGGAATGAAACGTGTGACGCACACACCTGTCACATTAATAATGTAATGTGAAAAATAAAAGGGCGCCCCGAGAATACATTTTGCCACCGGTGTGGCTGCCTTTGAGTGCTTGTTTATCGTGACGGCCATGTGACCATGTCCTCGTTGTCTTCTTCCAGGTGAACGTGTACACTTTGGGAAAAACCTTCTTGGCACTCTCCAGAGACCTTTGCATCAAACCTCCTGCCATAGGTACAGTTTTCTATTTAAATGCCTTCCTGATTAATACTGACAATCAATTGAATTTTGCTGAATGAAACGATGTTGTGTCAACATAGAAAGCATAAGCAAAGTTTGGAGAATttttatcgttctcattttccCAGCACATCAATGCTTCTTCAGGCAGCATCAAGCTGTccaaagaagaacaaaaagcAAACAGTTGAGAGGCTGTGCTCGTCAAGGGCAGAAACTCGACGTGTCTGTGTCGATTCTCAGTCGCGTAGGTTGCACTCATACCCAAAGGTTTAACCAAGGCAACTGGACTCTTCTCACTGGTTGAAACATAGTTTGAATCAGTTGAGAGAATTGTTTGAGGTTCTGCGCTGTTTTGGAAAGTTTGTGTGGAGAATGGGAAATTCTGGAAATGTTGCGATTGTGTTGTTGGAAGAATAAGATGGGAACAGAGGAGAACGGAACCGTTCTTGCTTGGTCAATGTATGCAAGTGGCCTTGAAAAAATTTGTTGGGTCGAACGAACAAACCAAACCCATCTGGATAGTTGTCAACTACTTAACTTGAAAATTTGAATGGAGGCAATTGGATTCTTGTTAGCTGCCTCCGGATTCGTCTCAGCTAGGTCGCCTCTTTTTACCTTTAGTGCATGAGCACAATTGTGGCTTGTTAAGATCCGGCTGCCATGATTCAACTCAATTTGTTTTTAGTACAGAAAGTAGCCCAGTTGTGTTGTCAACAAGCGCAGTGTTTAAATAAGGAAAGAAAAGCTTAAATTAAATCAAGTTCCAGAAGAGTCTCAGTCGGACTTTGCAATGCTACATGAGAGGATCCGCCCGGCATTCAGGCATAAAAGACAAGCTCGGGGATCTGTCCGCCCTGCACGCCAGTGCCGTTGGTGCTGTCCGAGGAACATTGGAACTGGAAAGTGACCCTGCCGCACTGCACCTCGGTCATGCCCTCCTGCCCAAAGTAGCTGAGCTCGTTGCCGTCCAGAATCACGCTGGCCGTGTAGAAGGCGTCAGGCTCGATCTGAACCGGATGTTCGAACCACACAGGGAAGGTCCCGCTGGAGCCGTCCGAAACAAACTTGGTGAGgcgctgggccagcatggcgCCCTGACGCTTAAGTTCTATGCGGACGCCGTACTCAGCCTTGCCGCCGCTGGATCCGTACAATCCCAGTCCGCCGACGAAGATTCGCTTGTCCACGGCAAACTGGATGCTGTCGCAACGCCCTCTGTAGCGCCACTGGTTGCTCCGGTAGGCCGACGACTGAAACCTGTGGCATCTCTGTGAGATCAGACCCGTCCTGGCGCTGGTGGGGAAGTCCAGCCTCGGCTTGTTGACGGCCGTGTACCACAGGAACAGGTTGCGGGTCTCTTCCAGCGTCAGGATGTCGGACTGCGCCGCGCCATCGGCAAACTCCTCCAGACTCATGGTGGGAATACGCACCAGGAAGAGTGCCTTGCCCAGCACCTGCCGTTGGTTGCGGGTGCCGGGCGCCAGTCCCCGTCGCTGGCATTCGGCGGCCGCCCAGCTCATGATGGCCTCGAAAACAGCCGCCTCCTTGGCGTTGAGCGTTTCGCGACGCAGAATGATCTCCAGCGTCTGCACATCAATTTCGCAAAAGCCTTCGGAGCGCAGCGCCAGCTCGGCCTGAGCGTCGATCACCTCCCAGCAGCGCTGCGTCAGCTCAGGTTCCTCAAACAGCCGGCTTTGTGAAAGCAGCACGCATGCGTTTTTAGCCTCCAGGCTGGTCTCCAGGAAGTTGACGCAGGTGCGGGCCAGCGCTGGGACGATGTACTTCTTGGCGGCGTACAGGGTGGCCAGCACCGTGTCTGCCTCCAGCTCAATCTCGTCACTGTACATGTACCTGACAGGCAAAGAGCATGCGGCTCAATGACAGTCATGATTTGGTGCCCAAAGTGGGGAACGAACGCCTTCAACTTTTGGCCAGCTTCACTTGGCCTTACGACACTGCATACGCAGGCCTGCTCTGTGACAGTTTGGGAAGCCAAAGGCCATCCCACTATGCCTCCACATCACAAGTGAATCGCTGCAGTCTCCCGGCATGCTATGTGCCACTGCAGGTTATTTTTAACCTTCAGCTCTGCAACATAATTGTCAGAccagatttgtttttctttttttttttgcaaggggACACACAAAGCAGCACAGACAAGTCTTGCTTGGTCGGGATGAGTAATCAGAAGCTTTTGAAGTCTCGCCATCTGGAATCCCTTCCAAGGCTATGCTTTACATCATGCCCTCTCATCAGAGATTTGGCCAAAAGCTGTTGAGAATTTTGACGAAAATAAAGTGTGTTGGTGCATCAGTGTCACTCACTTAAGCAGGATGAGGAAAGCGGTGGGTTCTACGTCGGGGATGCGGATGTCGGCCTCCTCCTCTGCCAGGTCGCCGTAAAACATGGCGCAGAACACAGAGCTGCCAACAGCCAGCACGTACTGCCCACGCAAAAGAACAACGGTGTCGCGTCAGTGGACGTTCCCTGGTGACACGCGTAggcttgctagctagctagctagtttgTTTGGTTACCTTGTGAGCCGGGACCCGCTGCGATCCCCCCGGGGGGCCCACAATGAAGTGGACGTCGGCCATCAGCTCGTTGTTGAACATCAGGGCGTtcctaaaatacaaaaaaattgaaGGATTAGAGCGACGATCAAGCACTAAAAAACTCAAGCGAGAATAATTAAAAGGCCACAATTTTGATAAAAAACAAATCTACAAGCAACTTGGATTGATCTGTATGGAAATTGGCAATAATGTCCTGTGTCATTACCACTTATCACCATTTGACAGTGTAATAGAATAATTAACTTTTTTAACTTATGGTCAAAACAACCGATTTGAGCTACGAATGCCATTTAAGCCTGGAAAACCCCGATTTGGGTTGGAGTGCTTGTAGATAACGGTAATTTGGTTTAGTTTATTCTAAAGGTTCTAAAATGGCTCGAGTATGACACGATCGTCTGGAGTATGCGAGGGTTGGTTGGCACCTCTCTCTGAGTGTGGGGTGGCTGCTTTGCCAGCTGTCGGGCTCGGTGGTGGTGTTGATGACGTTGTGCTGGTCGTCGTCGGGACCGGTGGCGGCCACCACCGCGGGCACACTTCCGCCATCGCTCTCTCCTCCGCCTTCGCCTTGTCCTCCCCCGCCGGCGGCCTGGCTCACGGTAGCAGCCGTTGCCTCCTTGTTAGTCACCGCCTTGTCAGCGTCCGCCACCGTTGTGCCGCTCGCCAGGTTGCCGTTGTTGGCAGCGCACAGCTCCGCGGCCATCTTCCTGTGCTTGTCGTAGGGCGGTAGCGGGAGCTTCGCCGGGAGCGCGCCGAGCTTCTTGGACTTTCGGAGTGTGtcgggcagcagcagcaggcagcTCAAGCACCTCATGATCCGGCCATGATGAAGCAGCCGGCAGTCCGCTGTGGGCATCGGCGCGCAATatacccccctaaaaaaaaacaaaaagcgcgGTGACGGCTCCGACCAAGCGGGGCTTTTCCCGAAGGGTTCACCCGCGTCGCTCCGCTTCCTCCTCTACGCCGATTTTAAAACGTCGGCGGCCAAGCTTACGCCAGCAGCGCATCTAAAAATATCCTCCCGGGCCTCCGCGTTCTGGTTCTTTTGCGTCTTCCTCCGCCAACTTGGAGCGAAAAACACTTTTCCCCTCCACGCTGCGTCGTCTCTTTTCGCTTGCTTTTGCCCTCCCCAGCGGTTAATCCGTCTTCCGCTTCGAGTTCCCACGTCGTGTCGCTGCTCAGCGGTGGTATGTTGTTGACACTTTCCAAGCTCAGgtctttattttgctttttcacctttttttttttttttctaacctcTTTTCGTTCTCCTTCCCTCGGTATCGGCCAATCACGTTCCCGCATGTCGCTGACGTCAGAGGGAGCTGAACCTCCGCAAAATGCGTCACAGCACAAAACACACGAGCGCCCCCCCTACGCGGAGCAGGTTAGAGTCAAAGAAACAACCCATTAAGTTCTAGTCCAGGGGTGCTCAGACTTTTTCAGTTTACGAGCTACTTttaaaatgaccaagtcacaaagatctacccactacaataaataaaataaatgaataaataaagaataTAGTGCGTGTATTTTTGTAACGcacttagaaaatgacattgtgagaaaaaagtccaactcccattctgtatgaaagtgatacgtttttggcttcttacttggtccagcaacctcactcatttttgatggtcataaactttcttttgtttaaaagaaaaaagcgagTGCGTGCGTTGATTAGCTTATAAACTTTGGCGGTTTGTGTGCGCGCGGCCGTTAAACATGCTGGGGTGAGGGGTTGTAGTCTATTCCGCATGTGcggttcactgtgattgcctcccgacaggcctacctgtatgtcaatcaagcgatgggCTGGATTCTAGCATacagccatttttattttatttttttaaacctcatGCGATCAACCAGTAGTAGCTTGGCGATCGACTGGTCGTATTCTAGTCTCATCCCCGACGACCCCGAAACGAAGACATTAAGATCGAAAAAATCACATAAATTGCCCCCAAAAGGATTTTGTCTCTGAAATGCAGCTAAGCAAGAAACTAGTGAAAGGTCCTTCCGATAGCACCGAAATAAAACTGGAATGGAGATTGGTTGTCATGTTATATATGATTACAATACGTAAATGCATTTCTCCAGATCCACTTCTACCACTTCTTCAAATCCATAAAGGAATGTGCACATTTATTTAGGGTCAGCAACATTTGATTACATATTGAGAATCAACATACTGCAAAGGTCCTTGAGTTACAAGACCTAAGACTAGGATGGAATTTCATTCCTATTTTTAGTATTTGGCTGGAAATTTTGTGTGCCTCTCCCCAAAACAACCATTTGAAGTCAAAGGTAAGAGCACTTTCAAACTGTTTTGGGTACATACTGCAAAGCA is a genomic window of Syngnathus typhle isolate RoL2023-S1 ecotype Sweden linkage group LG16, RoL_Styp_1.0, whole genome shotgun sequence containing:
- the LOC133169774 gene encoding BTB/POZ domain-containing protein 6-B-like; its protein translation is MPTADCRLLHHGRIMRCLSCLLLLPDTLRKSKKLGALPAKLPLPPYDKHRKMAAELCAANNGNLASGTTVADADKAVTNKEATAATVSQAAGGGGQGEGGGESDGGSVPAVVAATGPDDDQHNVINTTTEPDSWQSSHPTLRERNALMFNNELMADVHFIVGPPGGSQRVPAHKYVLAVGSSVFCAMFYGDLAEEEADIRIPDVEPTAFLILLKYMYSDEIELEADTVLATLYAAKKYIVPALARTCVNFLETSLEAKNACVLLSQSRLFEEPELTQRCWEVIDAQAELALRSEGFCEIDVQTLEIILRRETLNAKEAAVFEAIMSWAAAECQRRGLAPGTRNQRQVLGKALFLVRIPTMSLEEFADGAAQSDILTLEETRNLFLWYTAVNKPRLDFPTSARTGLISQRCHRFQSSAYRSNQWRYRGRCDSIQFAVDKRIFVGGLGLYGSSGGKAEYGVRIELKRQGAMLAQRLTKFVSDGSSGTFPVWFEHPVQIEPDAFYTASVILDGNELSYFGQEGMTEVQCGRVTFQFQCSSDSTNGTGVQGGQIPELVFYA